The region GTCAGTGATGTCACTTCTATGACTGGGGGATTATCATTcacatcttttatttttacaaccaCTCTACACCTGCTTGTCAGCGGAGGCGTTCCTTTGTCAGAGGCCTCAATTTCGATTTTATAAATCTCCGATTCCTCGTAGTTCACGGGCCCTTTCAACTGAATTTGGCCGCTCAAACTAtccatttcaaaaatgtcagACACCTTGCTTGCCAAAGTCTTGCTGAAGTGATATTCTATTTCGCTATTTGTCCCTTCGTCTGGATCTGTTGCATTCACGCGTGCTACAATTGTACCAGCTGACACGTTTTCGTATAGTTCAACACTGTAAGTGTCCTGACTAAACGTGGGTCTGTTGTCATTAATGTCAAGCACAAGAATGGAAACATTAAGTCTGCCTGACATTTGAGGTTTCCCCCCATCGACTGCAGTTACAAAAAGGGAGTGCGTATCTTTCTGTTCTCTATCtaacgtctttttcaggacCAAAAACGGTATTTTTTCATCGTCACTTTGAACAATATccaattcaaaatgttcattaGGCGTTAGTGTGTACGTGCGCACGGCGTTAATTCCAGCATCTGGATCACCGGCTGCGTGCACCTGGAATCGTGTTCCTGGAGATGAATGTTCAGCAATTTCAAAAAGCTGCTTCTTTTCCGAAAATATAGGACGGTGGTCGTTTACATCGGTGATTTCCACCACCACATAATGCACCTCGAGAGGATTCTCAACCAGGATCTTCAGCTCCAAGAAGCAGGCGCCGCTCCCGTGACAAAGCTCCTCTCGGTCAATTTTGCGTCGGACCTGCAAGGCGCCATCGTCCGCGTTTACCTGGAAATACGCGTCCGCGGATCCGGACACCACCCTGAAACGCCTGCCACTCAGCGAGCTTCTGTCCAGGCCGAGATCCTTCGCCACGTTGCCCACAACACTTCCAGTCGCCATCTCCTCGGGAATAGAGTAGCGTAGCTCGGCCCGAGCCCCCTCcccgaaaaacaacagcagagACGAACGCAGAAGAAAGCGCACAAAGCTCCTCGTCTTACGTCCTCGTTTTTCTTCCATTGTTgtttaaaaattcaaaaagacgacagcttaaaaaaaaagtagaaaccCGAATAAGTCTTTCGAACGCCACCGCTGCGTCATGCGATGAGAAATCACACCGCGCTGCTTCGAATGCCGGAACAAATGAATGCGCCCTCTGCAGATTGCAGACAAAAGCCGAAAGGAGGGACAGCTTGCTCACGGCCTTTTTGGTGTCACAGCGACATCTAGAGGACACTACTACTATTGGAATTCTACACCATCAAATAAATGCACAGCACTCCGTGACTTGATTCAGGAAGCGAATGAAAGCCCAGAAGAAAATATGCCGAAAATGATGAGAAGCAATGGATACGACAGACGGAGTTGGACTGTTTTGGtgattgctcttttttttttgctattcaaaCCAGAAAATTACTTCAAATGATTTCTACTCGTGGAGTGTCATGTCACGAAGTTAAGGAGCAATACTCGTTCCCTCAGTTCTTTGAGCAAAAGAGTGAGGTTCGCATTTCAGCACCGTGGAGAGCAGCCATGTCAAATCTCCATTTCACCCATGCGACCACAAATGCAGTCTTTCAAATGCCTTCTTACTATTCGGCAACACTTTTTGACAATTAACACAATTGCCTCCAGACTGGTGTTGACAATAGTAACACAATAACACAAATTATAATATTGATAATAATACATGTAGCGGCCAGGGCCCACAGTGAGATAACATACCGATTTAGAGAAATGTTGACATCTGACGATAAACGGTGCTGATTTAATCTTCATCCAGCCACGCGTCAATTCGGGCAATAAAAAGATGAATTTAGCTCATATCAAAAATGCAGTGCTAAAATGGACACTGTGTGAACAGGAGTGTTTGTCAGATTCTTACCTCCCCTGTGGACGCGCGTGCGCCATCGGGAAGCACCAGCGTGCCGGCGTGGCTGCCCGGGGCGCCGGCGGAAGCAATACTCATTCTGGGTCCGACCAACATGTAGCGTTTGTCTCCCGATCTGTACTGGATGCTGTGACACAGCGTGCCGTCGTAATGAGCGTCTCGTAGATATTTGGAAGTGGACTCTGCGGATTTGGAGCAGCGCATGGCGATCAGCACCACCACGCTGATGACCAAAAGCAGCGAGACCGAGCCCAAAGTCAGCGCCAGATAAAAAGTCACCCGGTCCTCGCGCTCGTCCTCTTCGGCCGCGCTTCCCGCGTGGTCGGAAGCCGCGAAAGCCTCTTTGGGCTCCGCCAGTTTGACGGTCACGGTCGCCGTCGCCGAGAGCGAAACGTCGCCGTTGTCTTTGACCAGTACGAGCAGTCGATGCTCGGCCTCGTCCGTCTCCGTGAACGGGCGAAGTGTTCTGATCTGGCCCGTATAGCGGTCCAGAGAAAAGAGAGCGCGCTCGCCGAGCGGCCGCAGCGAAAACAGTAACCAGCCGTTATATCCCGTATCGGCGTCGTAGGCTCGGACTTTCGTCACCGAGTCTCCCGCTTTGGCGTCGCGGGGAATCTCCGCCGCGCCTCGGGCGGAACCGTTGGAGCCGAGCGGATACAGGATGACCGGAGCGTTGTCGTTCCGATCCAGAATGAACACCTTCACCGTCACGTTGCCGCTCAGCGGAGGACTTCCGCCGTCGGTGGCCGACACCTGGAACTGGAAGCTTTTCAGCGTCTCAAAGTCAAAACTCTTCAGCGCCGTCACTTCTCCAGTCTCCGAGTTAATGTTGAGGAAAGATGCGATGTCATTTGCGTTCCCCCCTCTCGATATTTGATACGAAATGGCCGCGTTTTCATCCATGTCTTTGTCCATTGCGCTCACGGAAAATACAGATTTTCCCGCAATGTTGTTTTCTCGAAGGTAAAACTCCAGCGGGTTGTGTTCAAAATGTGGACTGTTGTCATTTACGTCAGCCACTTGGACGTTGAGACTTTTGAATGAAGATAAGGGAGTTTCCCCACAATCAGTCGCTTTAATGAATAATTCATAATGTGACACGTCCTCTCtatccaaaaatgttttggtgaCGACCGAGTAGGTGTTCTCCTTGTAAGACGGTTTTAATTCAAACGGTACGTTATTTGTTATTCGTGAAATAATTTTCGCATTCACGCCCGAGTCTTTATCTGTTACACTAATGAGGGAAATAACTGTGCCAGGTTTGGAATCTTCAGACACTTGATTTGACAGTGACGTCACTTCTATTTGTGGAGCATTGTCGTtgacatcttttatttttattataattcgACACTCGCCTGTCAGAGGAGGCGTCGCTTTGTCGGATGCGTCAATATCCAACTCGTACAGGTTATTTTCCTCAAAATCAATTTTTCCTCTCACGCGCATCTCTCCAGTTAATTCATCCAATTCAAAAATGTCGTACGCGTCTCTACTTAATGTTTTGGAAAAGATGTATTCAATTTCTCCGTTCGTGCCTTCATCTGCATCCGTTGCGTTCATTTGAAATATTGATGTGCCCATTTCAATATTTTCTGCGATAGTCATTTCATAAATATCCTGGCTAAAAACCGGTCTGTTGTCATTACTGTCGAGGACAATAACGGAGACATTGAGGGCGCCGCAAAGTGGAGGTTTGCCTCCGTCCGCGGCTGTGACCAGCAGCGAATGTTTGTCCTTCTGTTCCCGGTCCAGAGATTTCTTCAGCACCAGAAACGGAACCTTCCCGGCGTCGCTCTGGCGGATATTGATCTCGAAATGATCATTTGGCGTCAAGGTGTACGTGCGGATGGAGTTGATGCCCGCGTCCGGATCCCGGGCCGCGTGCAGTGGAAATCTCCTCCCTGGCAAAGTGTGCTCGGCGATTTGGAACGTCTGCTCGGCTTCGGGGAAGCTCGGAGCGTGGTCGTTCGCGTCGACGATTTGGACCAGCGCGTAGTGGATTTCCAGCGGGTTTTCCACCAGAATTTTCAGCTCCACGAGACACGCGGCGCCGCCCTGGCACAGCTCCTCTCTGTCTATGTGGCGGGACACGTAGAGAGCCCCATTGTCGCGGTTTACCTCAAAAATAGCAGCCTCCTCGGATCCCGACACGACGCGGATCCGTCGATCGCCCAAGCCGCCGATGTCGAGCCCGAGATCCTTGGCGATGTTTCCCACCACCGTTCCGTCTTCAACCTCCTCGGGAACAGAGTACCTTATCTGAGCCCCAGCCTGCTCTCCAAACAAAACGACGAGCCACAAATACAATCCAAACCAGCGGCGTCCCTCTTCTCGGGTGTTTGTACCGTGCCCCATCGTCATCCCAAAGCAGTTCAAATGCTGCAAGTGGAGCGCACGCGTTTAGAATCGCACGACGACCGCACGCGCCGCAGGATTTGATGCGCTCTGCTTGCGTCGCTCCGTTCAGACAAAAGACAAGTGAGAGGAGTGGCAACGCCGCTCGTGGTCCCGTGATGTCATAGTGACCCCAAGAGGTAGCAAGCGGGAGCTGAGTTTTACTACGTCATCACtctattgacaaaaaaataagagtgAACTTGTCACACCAGGCAGCTGCGTGTAACGATCCTTGCAAAGCCCGGAGGAAATAAGCCATCATCTTGAAGCAGTAAGACATCAAAACTGCAAGTCTATTCATTTAGTGACGTGAGGCGAACGTTTCTCATGAACATGAAGGCTTCCATGATTCAAAACCACTCACAGAAAgcctaaaaacaacaaacatgcgCTTGCCAAACCGCAATAATAGCCGTTAAACGCACAGCATGCGCGCCCGAATAATGCAGCATTACGCGTCATATTCcgtgcgcgcacacaaacacggacACGCTCACGCTATGATTTTCCTTTTTGCATGGGCACTAAAATGATGACAATCGAGAAGCAcgtgcagggcacagctcactATGTTGAGAAAAGAAAggggaaaccaaaaaaaaagtagaccCAAGAGAGTTGCTCTGCTTGAAGTGCAATATAAGGCCACAGATTGGATATGCGTCCGGTCAGCAAAACTGACACTCGTTGGAGTGCGAGGTAAGGTCTTGCAAAGCAAATCCAGCATACTACATTGACTGCCAAATTGAAGTACAATCGAACTTTGAAAGCAACAACTCCGCTGACATCCAAGCATTTCTGATCAAATGTTTCTTCAGGGAAACCGAGGCCAAAAGTCCGCGCAACAGTGAGATATTTCTTGACAGTGATCACTTTAGACGCATAAAAATGCTGCAGCATCGTTAACGTGTCAAATTCTATGCATGCAATGAGATTCATATTGCAGGGGCACAAAAACGATATTTCAGAAGCATGTGCATGATCGCGTTCAATGTGGTgcggtgattaaaaaaaaaaaagattctttttttgtaaatacacaCATGAAAGTAAGCCAGTTTGAACTGCAGTATTTATGCCATTGatttgagagtaaaaaaaataaataagaaaaaaaaaggccttaGACAGTGAAAACGTATAATAGTCTTGCGAGGcacatttcatatttgacaAGATCGACTTGGCCGTGTAGGTAGATCACTGTAGGTGGGTTTTGTAAAACGTACATGAAATTAAACATCCAAACGTACATGAGGCCGTTCTACACAGccgtcatcgaatcggtcccgtgttcttccgtcacagtctggtttggtgctgctacaaaaaaaggacaaactccgactgcgacggacaatcaaaactgccgaaaggattgtcggtaccccccttacccacccttgagtactcgcacgctgccagaactaagacaagagcgtgcaaaatcccctcggaccctccgcatcccggtcaccggctcttccggctccctccctcaggtaggcgctaccgatcgatgcaaacttccaacagcttcttccctcttgcgatcaacttcttcaacagttaacctacaattccatgacaacatgctggcaattttttgacttgagttcgttgtcacatttctgtcgggccaatgatACGtcactcgtgcactcgctgtcgtagtctcgccacgctgcactagttgttgaccaatactggccactcgtgccagattagcatctgccccacagaagtatctgcaacatttgcaccatcgacattgtcccagatgatcgagctactcgtcactttaaaccgcatccactccttgaagtctcggcgcccttcgcacaatggtcattgcgccgcactattgcaatattagtccttcgaactgctctaagtgcgagaggactctgcatctttttgcacaattgtcaaaaaaaaaaaaaacatatgtaccggcattaccagacaactagcaaccttttattgctcagtgactgtttttttgttttttgtcaatgtctttatgtctccaaagtgttctctgtcaattgaccgtctgttgtcgtagcagagcggctccaacgaccggagacaaattccttgtgtttttttttggacatacttggcaagataaagatgattcttattctgatatATAAAACAACAGGGAACACGTGAACCAACGACAAAGTCAATAAACGAGTCAAAGTCCGAGTCACCATTGCTCTCGTTTCATACAAATAGAATCAGTGACCACTGGCGGGACTTCAGCACCAAAGCATCTCAGAGCTTAACTGCAACACCGGCCTGAGGGAATTCTATCTTAAAGGCCACCAAAACTTCAACGTGATAACCAGGACCAGAATTTCACATCATTGACAAGTGTGACAATATGTGGAGAAACGGTTCAAATCAagcaacatttgattttgaacgtggcatctatttttttcagattcatgaaaaaaaagatatagTAGATTCATGATTCTTACCTCCCCTGCGGCCGCGCGTCTGGCGTCGGGCAGAACCAGCGTGCCGGCGTGGCTGCCCGGGGCGCCGGCGGAAGCAACACTCATTCTGGGTCCGACCAACATGTAGCGTTTGTCTCCCGATCTGTACTGGATGCTGTGACACAGCGTGCCGTCGTAATGAGCGTCTCGTAGATATTTGGAAGTGGACTCTGCGGATTTGGAGCAGCGCATGGCGATCAGCACCACCACGCTGATGACCAAAAGCAGCGAGACCGAGCCCAAAGTCAGCGCCAGATAAAAAGTCACCCGGTCCTCGCGCTCGTCCTCTTCGGCCGCGCTTCCCGCGTGGTCGGAAGCCGCGAAAGCCTCTTTGGGCTCCGCCAGTTTGACGGTCACGGTCGCCGTCGCCGAGAGCGAAACGTCGCCGTTGTCTTTGACCAGTACGAGCAGTCGATGCTCGGCCTCGTCCGTCTCCGTGAACGGGCGAAGTGTTCTGATCTGGCCCGTATAGCGGTCCAAAGAAAAGAGAGCGCGCTCGCCGAGCGGCCGCAGCGAAAACAGTAACCAGCCGTTATATCCCGTATCGGCGTCGTAGGCTCGGACTTTCGTCACCGAGTCTCCCGCTTTGGCGTCGCGGGGAATCTCCGCCGCGCCTCGGGCGGAACCGTTGGAGCCGAGCGGATACAGGATGACCGGAGCGTTGTCGTTCCGATCCAGAATGAACACCTTCACCGTCACGTTGCCGCTCAGCGGAGGACTTCCGCCGTCGGTGGCCGACACCTGGAACTGGAAGCTTTTCAGCGTCTCAAAGTCAAAACTCTTCAGCGCCGTCACTTCTCCAGTCTCAGAGTTAATGTTGAGGAAAGATGCGATGTCAGTATGACCGCCCTGCCGGACAATACTATAGGACACTGCGGCGTTGTCGTCGGTGTCTTTGTCAAAGGCGTTGACTGAAAAGACTGCCGCGCCaggtttgttgttttctgtcaaatAGAACTCGAAGGGATTTTGTGGGAATTCTGGGACGTTATCATTGACATCCGTGACTCGGATGTTTAGAGTTTTAAATGCGGAAAGAGGAGGTTCACCGCAGTCAGTAGCTGTTATCGAAATGTCATAACTCGATGTGGTTTCTCTGTCTAACGTGTCTTTCGTGACTAAGGAATACATATTTTCCTTGAAAGACGGCTTCAATTCAAGCGGAACATTTGGCGCGAGACCGCAGATGACTTTCCCGTTGGGGCCCGAATCCACATCGGTGACGCTGACGAGAGCAATCACAGTTCCGTGCTTCGCATCTTCCGGGACCACGCCGGCGATGGACGTCACTTCGATCTCGGGTTTATTGTCGTTGACGTCTCGAACCTTGACGACGACTCTGCAGTCTGTCGTCATGGGAGGCTGACCTTTGTCCGAGGCCTGCACATCCAACTTGAAAACGGGACTCGTTTCGAAATCAATTTGCCCTTCAACTCGAATTTCTCCCAGTTTTTTGTCCAGACTAAAAAGACGCATCACGTCCGCGTTCATGTCGCCCCCAAATGCGTACTCCACCTCCCCGTTAGCTCCCTCATCCGGGTCAGTGGCTTGCACTTTTATTACAGAGGTGCCTAATGCGACATTTTCTTGCAATTCAACTGAATAAACCTCTTTAGGGAAAATGGGTCGATTATCATTTATATCTAAAACCCGTATTGTCACattcatttttgcagattttgaaGGTGTTCCTCCATCGATAGCAGACAAAATCAGACTGTGGTTAATTTTCTCTTCCCTGTCGAGCTGCCTTTGCAACACAAGAAAGGGGATTTTATCTTCCCCCCTCTCCCGAATTTCGAGTTGAAAATGTTCATTCTGACTCAATTTATAACGCTGGATCGAATTCATTCCAATATCTGGGTCCCTTGCGCCTGGCAATTGAAACCGTGCACCAGATAAAGTACTCTCCGCTATCTCGATCATCTTCCCCTTCTCCGCAAAACTCGGTGCGTGGTCGTTGGCGTCTGTCACTTCCACGGACACGTAGTGGATCTCCAGCGGGCTCTCCACGACAATTTTGAGATCCAGCACACACACGGCGTTTCTGTCGCACAAGTGCTCGCGATCGAGGTGTTTGTGCACGAGCAGGAGCCCATTGTTCGGGTTTACCTCAAACAGCGCGTCCTGTGCGCCGGACACGATGCGAAACCTCCTGCTCGTCAAAGTGCCCGCGTCCAGGCCCAAATCCTTCGCAACGTTCCCAACAATAGAACCGACCTTAACCTCTTCTGGAGTGGAATATTTCAGCTGGGCTGAAATCAGCTCGCAGTAACAAAGCAGGAGGGGGAAAAGCACAGGGCGCGTCCAGTCCATATTTATCCGTCTTCCTGCTTGATCTCCGTTCgagtcacaatttaaaacaccaTCGCCGGATCGCACTGAATATTTTCTACTCTTTTCCCGTGGTTAGAAATAAAGCAACACGCTCGGACAGAAACATCGACCCGTCCAAACGCGAGCTGTTGTGTTCTTTGTAGTCCGGCACTGACGCGCTGTAGAAGGAAAACCTTCACCCGTCATCCGCGTTATAACACTGACACCTAGTGGACAATCGCGTTCAACAATATCACAAAATATATTGGCACGTAATCTCACAAGGAAGTACATTGCAACATACTGAAAGGCGTTTCTATTATTTTGACCCTCTGCCGTGCAATGAAGTGAcgcaacgttaaaaaaaaatatatctcagTGCACgtccaccactgcaaactacaaccaccgtgcaaacattatgaaatgatCACTTCATCGAAGTAGAACGTGATCGTCTTGGTAAAAGCCG is a window of Phycodurus eques isolate BA_2022a chromosome 9, UOR_Pequ_1.1, whole genome shotgun sequence DNA encoding:
- the LOC133407520 gene encoding protocadherin alpha-13-like, with protein sequence MTMGHGTNTREEGRRWFGLYLWLVVLFGEQAGAQIRYSVPEEVEDGTVVGNIAKDLGLDIGGLGDRRIRVVSGSEEAAIFEVNRDNGALYVSRHIDREELCQGGAACLVELKILVENPLEIHYALVQIVDANDHAPSFPEAEQTFQIAEHTLPGRRFPLHAARDPDAGINSIRTYTLTPNDHFEINIRQSDAGKVPFLVLKKSLDREQKDKHSLLVTAADGGKPPLCGALNVSVIVLDSNDNRPVFSQDIYEMTIAENIEMGTSIFQMNATDADEGTNGEIEYIFSKTLSRDAYDIFELDELTGEMRVRGKIDFEENNLYELDIDASDKATPPLTGECRIIIKIKDVNDNAPQIEVTSLSNQVSEDSKPGTVISLISVTDKDSGVNAKIISRITNNVPFELKPSYKENTYSVVTKTFLDREDVSHYELFIKATDCGETPLSSFKSLNVQVADVNDNSPHFEHNPLEFYLRENNIAGKSVFSVSAMDKDMDENAAISYQISRGGNANDIASFLNINSETGEVTALKSFDFETLKSFQFQVSATDGGSPPLSGNVTVKVFILDRNDNAPVILYPLGSNGSARGAAEIPRDAKAGDSVTKVRAYDADTGYNGWLLFSLRPLGERALFSLDRYTGQIRTLRPFTETDEAEHRLLVLVKDNGDVSLSATATVTVKLAEPKEAFAASDHAGSAAEEDEREDRVTFYLALTLGSVSLLLVISVVVLIAMRCSKSAESTSKYLRDAHYDGTLCHSIQYRSGDKRYMLVGPRMSIASAGAPGSHAGTLVLPDGARASTGEVRI
- the LOC133408145 gene encoding protocadherin alpha-8-like; this translates as MDWTRPVLFPLLLCYCELISAQLKYSTPEEVKVGSIVGNVAKDLGLDAGTLTSRRFRIVSGAQDALFEVNPNNGLLLVHKHLDREHLCDRNAVCVLDLKIVVESPLEIHYVSVEVTDANDHAPSFAEKGKMIEIAESTLSGARFQLPGARDPDIGMNSIQRYKLSQNEHFQLEIRERGEDKIPFLVLQRQLDREEKINHSLILSAIDGGTPSKSAKMNVTIRVLDINDNRPIFPKEVYSVELQENVALGTSVIKVQATDPDEGANGEVEYAFGGDMNADVMRLFSLDKKLGEIRVEGQIDFETSPVFKLDVQASDKGQPPMTTDCRVVVKVRDVNDNKPEIEVTSIAGVVPEDAKHGTVIALVSVTDVDSGPNGKVICGLAPNVPLELKPSFKENMYSLVTKDTLDRETTSSYDISITATDCGEPPLSAFKTLNIRVTDVNDNVPEFPQNPFEFYLTENNKPGAAVFSVNAFDKDTDDNAAVSYSIVRQGGHTDIASFLNINSETGEVTALKSFDFETLKSFQFQVSATDGGSPPLSGNVTVKVFILDRNDNAPVILYPLGSNGSARGAAEIPRDAKAGDSVTKVRAYDADTGYNGWLLFSLRPLGERALFSLDRYTGQIRTLRPFTETDEAEHRLLVLVKDNGDVSLSATATVTVKLAEPKEAFAASDHAGSAAEEDEREDRVTFYLALTLGSVSLLLVISVVVLIAMRCSKSAESTSKYLRDAHYDGTLCHSIQYRSGDKRYMLVGPRMSVASAGAPGSHAGTLVLPDARRAAAGENSLRPVLQLSSEMLWC